The segment GTTGCCGTCCGGCGCGGCTTCCTTCACCGACGCGGTCACGATGTCGCCGAGCCGCGCGTAGCGTCCCGTCGACCCGCCGATCGGGTTGATCACCGAGATCTTCCGCGCGCCGGAGTTGTCGGCCACGTCCAGGATCGATCGCATCTGAATCATGGCGTTCTCCTAGATGACCTTCGCCTGCTCGACGACGCGCGTCACCACGAACCGCTTGCGACGGCTCAGCGGACGGCTCTCCACGATCGCCACCGTGTCGCCCACCTTCGCCGTGTTCCCCTCGTCGTGCGCCATGAA is part of the Acidobacteriota bacterium genome and harbors:
- the rpsQ gene encoding 30S ribosomal protein S17 — its product is MAAKAEIVGRVVSDKMDKGVVVAVTRQVRHGVYGKGQRKTSRFMAHDEGNTAKVGDTVAIVESRPLSRRKRFVVTRVVEQAKVI